In Microbacterium sp. AB, a single genomic region encodes these proteins:
- a CDS encoding aldehyde dehydrogenase family protein: MTSVSDTAIRFGPIPVDAWGTGSGGTGTIVDAATGERIGSVALASEADVERAGAVAAAVQPAWADTSFRSRIDVLRRAERALEDLRDDLVPLMMRETGALRSKASHEIDKTIDELRAAAGLPDQPYGELLPHDDPSTLSLARRVPVGVVGVIAPWNAPLMLSMRSIAPALALGNAVIVKPDVKTALTGGAVIDHVFRAAGLPNGVLQVVAGGAEAGEALVRSPHTDMISFTGSSAAGRRVGEVAGGLLKRVVLELGGNNAFIVLDDADLDDALAHAQRGTFSHQGQICMATGRHLVHESVADEYVRRLVEFAESLRVGDPRRSGVTLGPLIDVRQADRVQGVVDDAVAAGAVVRTGGHHEGPFYAPTVLDGVDRDNAAFQAEIFGPVAPVTRFSTDDEAIRLAGATPYGLSAAIHTRDLGRALAISGRLRTGMVHINGQTINDAAHIPMGGMGQSGNGGRYGGHWNLDEFTYWQWVTSRTPPGRR, translated from the coding sequence ATGACATCGGTCAGTGACACCGCCATCCGGTTCGGTCCCATCCCCGTCGACGCGTGGGGCACGGGATCGGGCGGCACCGGGACGATCGTCGACGCCGCCACCGGCGAGCGCATCGGCAGCGTCGCCCTCGCGAGCGAGGCGGACGTGGAGCGGGCGGGCGCCGTCGCCGCGGCCGTGCAGCCCGCGTGGGCCGACACGTCGTTCCGCAGCCGCATCGACGTCCTCCGCCGCGCGGAGCGCGCCCTCGAGGACCTCCGGGACGACCTCGTGCCCCTCATGATGAGGGAGACCGGGGCGCTGCGCAGCAAGGCGTCCCACGAGATCGACAAGACCATCGACGAGCTCCGCGCCGCCGCCGGCCTTCCCGATCAGCCCTACGGCGAGCTGCTCCCGCACGACGACCCCTCGACGCTGAGCCTGGCCCGCCGCGTCCCCGTCGGCGTCGTGGGGGTCATCGCTCCCTGGAACGCGCCCCTCATGCTCTCGATGCGCTCGATCGCGCCGGCGCTGGCGCTCGGCAACGCCGTGATCGTCAAGCCCGACGTGAAGACGGCGCTGACCGGCGGCGCGGTGATCGATCACGTCTTCCGTGCGGCGGGGCTGCCCAACGGGGTGCTCCAGGTCGTCGCGGGCGGCGCCGAGGCGGGCGAGGCGCTCGTGCGCTCCCCCCACACGGACATGATCTCCTTCACGGGCTCCTCGGCGGCCGGCCGCCGGGTCGGTGAGGTCGCCGGAGGGCTGCTCAAGCGCGTCGTGCTCGAGCTCGGCGGCAACAACGCGTTCATCGTGCTCGACGACGCGGACCTCGACGACGCGCTCGCCCACGCCCAGCGCGGCACGTTCTCGCACCAGGGGCAGATCTGCATGGCCACCGGGCGGCATCTCGTGCACGAGTCGGTCGCCGACGAGTACGTGCGACGCCTGGTCGAGTTCGCGGAGTCGCTGCGCGTCGGCGATCCGAGGCGGAGCGGCGTCACCCTGGGGCCCCTCATCGACGTCCGCCAGGCCGATCGCGTCCAGGGCGTGGTCGACGACGCCGTCGCGGCAGGAGCGGTCGTCAGGACGGGCGGACATCACGAGGGGCCGTTCTACGCGCCGACCGTGCTCGACGGGGTCGATCGGGACAACGCCGCGTTCCAGGCGGAGATCTTCGGCCCCGTCGCGCCGGTGACGCGCTTCTCGACCGACGACGAGGCGATCAGGCTCGCGGGCGCCACCCCCTACGGCCTGTCCGCAGCGATCCACACGAGGGATCTGGGCAGGGCGCTCGCGATCTCCGGCCGGCTTCGCACCGGGATGGTGCACATCAACGGGCAGACGATCAACGACGCGGCGCACATCCCCATGGGCGGGATGGGCCAGTCCGGCAACGGGGGGCGCTACGGCGGCCACTGGAACCTCGACGAGTTCACCTACTGGCAGTGGGTCACCTCCCGCACGCCGCCGGGGCGCCGGTGA
- a CDS encoding MFS transporter, with product MPSPDTREIPLTPPQRWRAFGVCIAVTALTVLDLTKVNVALPSIEDALGASSTELQLVVAGYVLTFGLALVPAGRIGDQRSRRTLFIVGLTVFTLMSLACALAPTSEALLAARLAQGVGAGIQMPQALGLIQALFQGAERARAFGVFGVMVGITMAIGPTLGGLAIAIGGPEDGWRGIFWMNVPLALATLALAIWLLPRTRTASTRRLELDPVGLLLFGAAVLTLLWPFLFTTGSPDDDPARWWLLVVFVVAATVFAAWERRYAASGRQPLIPPRLFRILSYRNGMILASAYFAANPAMLLLTTLYLQHGIGLAPVFAGMVSISFALLSAATAWIGGRLIDRIGRPLVVWGLVTVLAGVGLLVLATLVTPAAATPWAMAAAMAVAGVGGGLVMTPNQTLTLAEIPVRQAGSAGSVGQLGQRIGGAVGTAVGLSFFYSSIYEETGSGESTDLAVYQHAYAFGMLAVALFVALALAVGVMDLGARRRGRRAPG from the coding sequence TTGCCCTCCCCGGACACGCGGGAGATCCCGCTCACCCCGCCGCAGCGCTGGCGCGCCTTCGGCGTCTGCATCGCCGTGACGGCCCTCACGGTGCTCGACCTCACGAAGGTCAACGTCGCGCTGCCGTCGATCGAGGACGCGCTCGGCGCGAGCTCGACCGAGCTGCAGCTCGTCGTCGCCGGCTACGTGCTCACGTTCGGCCTCGCGCTCGTGCCTGCGGGGCGCATCGGGGACCAGCGATCGCGCCGCACGCTGTTCATCGTCGGGCTGACGGTCTTCACGCTCATGAGCCTCGCGTGCGCGCTGGCGCCCACCTCGGAGGCGCTGCTCGCCGCACGGCTCGCGCAGGGGGTGGGCGCGGGCATCCAGATGCCCCAGGCGCTCGGCCTCATCCAGGCGCTCTTCCAGGGAGCGGAGCGGGCCAGGGCGTTCGGCGTCTTCGGCGTCATGGTCGGCATCACCATGGCGATCGGCCCCACGCTCGGCGGTCTCGCGATCGCGATCGGCGGCCCCGAGGACGGCTGGCGCGGCATCTTCTGGATGAACGTGCCGCTCGCGCTGGCCACCCTCGCCCTCGCGATCTGGCTGCTTCCGCGGACGCGGACGGCCTCGACCCGCAGGCTGGAGCTCGACCCCGTCGGGCTGCTGCTGTTCGGGGCGGCCGTGCTCACGCTCCTGTGGCCCTTCCTCTTCACGACGGGATCGCCTGACGACGATCCCGCCCGATGGTGGCTGCTCGTCGTCTTCGTCGTGGCGGCCACCGTGTTCGCGGCCTGGGAGCGCCGCTATGCGGCATCGGGGCGCCAGCCGCTCATCCCGCCGCGGCTCTTCCGCATCCTCTCCTACCGCAACGGGATGATCCTCGCGAGCGCGTACTTCGCCGCGAATCCCGCGATGCTCCTGCTGACCACCCTCTACCTGCAGCACGGCATCGGCCTCGCCCCCGTCTTCGCCGGGATGGTGAGCATCAGCTTCGCGCTGCTGAGCGCGGCGACGGCGTGGATAGGGGGCCGCCTCATCGATCGCATCGGCCGGCCGCTCGTCGTGTGGGGGCTCGTGACCGTGCTCGCGGGCGTGGGGCTGCTCGTGCTCGCCACCCTCGTGACGCCCGCGGCGGCCACCCCCTGGGCGATGGCGGCCGCGATGGCCGTCGCCGGCGTCGGCGGGGGGCTCGTCATGACGCCGAACCAGACGCTCACGCTCGCCGAGATCCCCGTGCGGCAGGCCGGCTCCGCCGGCTCGGTCGGGCAGCTGGGCCAGCGCATCGGCGGCGCCGTCGGAACGGCCGTCGGGCTGTCGTTCTTCTACTCCTCCATCTACGAGGAGACGGGCTCCGGCGAGAGCACCGACCTCGCGGTGTACCAGCACGCCTACGCGTTCGGCATGCTCGCCGTCGCGCTCTTCGTGGCGCTCGCCCTCGCGGTGGGCGTCATGGACCTCGGTGCGCGCCGCCGCGGACGTCGTGCGCCGGGGTGA
- a CDS encoding heavy metal translocating P-type ATPase produces the protein MSVSAEPRAAADGGRERSLWSRIDRGDLIRTLFVAVCAIAVASGLTGPWPAVPALAVVGLVVGCRAILVEAWEDLRGRRMSMELSMLIAIAAAAAIGEWVTSLVITTFVLAAEILEDLSMGRGRDALTDLMAFLPDAVQVRDGGDVVTMPLARVQRGQIVVVGPGGRIPVDGTVVAGRSTADQSRITGESLPVDIAVGSEVFAGSINQVGAVEVRAERVGADSSYGRIVESVRQAQSSEPPVQRLADRLAAWLVSLALAGAAVTFLVTRDVTATISVVVVAGACGIAAGTPLAVLSAIARIARSGAFVKDGAHLEALSAVDTVVFDKTGTLTTGTPTVVGVRTVDGTTAEGLLVLAAAAESSSEHPLGRAVVAHARAQGLPVGPSAGFAYEPGRGVTATVAGRAVTAGNRALVPDAPETLEGQGTATAVHVALDGRYAGSVLLADVIRDTARQAVAELRGHGLRTLMITGDQEATALAVAAELGIDDVRAGLLPDEKLSAIDAERAAGRTLAMVGDGVNDAPALARADVGIAMGSGTDIARESADIVLISSDLDDLVRTVRVARRARRIVMVNFAGTIVVDLIGMVLAAFGLLGPVLAAFVHVGSETAFILNSARLIPARRTRQGRDRVT, from the coding sequence GTGAGCGTGTCGGCCGAACCGCGGGCGGCGGCGGACGGCGGGCGGGAGCGGAGCCTGTGGAGCCGCATCGACCGCGGCGATCTGATCCGCACGCTGTTCGTCGCCGTCTGCGCGATCGCGGTGGCCTCCGGGCTGACCGGGCCGTGGCCGGCCGTGCCGGCCCTCGCGGTGGTCGGGCTCGTCGTCGGATGCCGGGCGATCCTCGTCGAGGCGTGGGAGGACCTCAGGGGACGGCGGATGAGCATGGAGCTGTCCATGCTCATCGCGATCGCGGCCGCCGCCGCGATCGGCGAATGGGTCACCTCGCTCGTGATCACGACGTTCGTGCTCGCCGCCGAGATCCTCGAGGACCTGTCGATGGGGCGCGGACGCGACGCTCTCACCGACCTGATGGCGTTCCTCCCCGATGCGGTGCAGGTCCGCGACGGCGGCGACGTCGTCACGATGCCGCTCGCGCGCGTGCAGCGGGGGCAGATCGTCGTGGTCGGTCCCGGCGGGCGCATCCCCGTCGACGGGACGGTCGTGGCCGGCCGGTCCACGGCCGACCAGTCCCGCATCACCGGCGAGTCGCTGCCGGTCGACATCGCCGTCGGCAGCGAGGTGTTCGCCGGGTCGATCAACCAGGTCGGCGCCGTCGAGGTGCGCGCCGAGCGCGTGGGCGCGGACTCCTCCTACGGACGCATCGTGGAGTCGGTGCGGCAGGCGCAATCCTCCGAGCCGCCCGTGCAGCGCCTCGCGGACCGGCTCGCCGCATGGCTCGTCTCCCTCGCGCTCGCGGGCGCGGCGGTCACGTTCCTCGTCACCCGGGACGTGACCGCGACGATCTCCGTGGTCGTCGTGGCCGGTGCCTGCGGCATCGCCGCAGGCACCCCGCTCGCGGTCCTGTCCGCGATCGCGCGCATCGCCCGGTCGGGCGCCTTCGTCAAGGACGGCGCGCACCTCGAAGCGCTCTCCGCCGTCGACACCGTGGTGTTCGACAAGACCGGCACCCTCACCACCGGCACCCCGACGGTCGTCGGCGTCCGCACCGTGGACGGGACGACCGCAGAGGGACTGCTCGTGCTCGCCGCCGCTGCCGAGTCCTCCTCCGAGCATCCCCTCGGCCGGGCCGTCGTCGCCCACGCCCGTGCGCAGGGGCTGCCGGTCGGGCCGTCGGCGGGCTTCGCCTACGAGCCCGGCCGCGGCGTGACCGCGACCGTCGCCGGACGCGCCGTCACGGCGGGCAATCGCGCTCTCGTCCCCGACGCCCCCGAGACCCTCGAGGGCCAGGGCACCGCCACGGCCGTCCACGTCGCGCTCGACGGGCGATACGCGGGGAGCGTCCTGCTGGCCGACGTCATCCGCGACACCGCCAGGCAGGCGGTCGCCGAGCTGCGCGGGCATGGCCTGAGGACGCTGATGATCACGGGCGACCAGGAGGCCACAGCCCTCGCCGTGGCGGCGGAGCTGGGCATCGACGACGTCCGCGCCGGGCTCCTGCCCGACGAGAAGCTGAGCGCGATCGACGCCGAACGCGCCGCCGGGCGCACGCTCGCGATGGTCGGCGACGGCGTCAACGACGCCCCCGCGCTCGCCCGCGCCGACGTCGGCATCGCGATGGGCAGCGGCACGGACATCGCCCGGGAGAGCGCGGACATCGTGCTGATCAGCTCCGATCTGGACGACCTCGTGCGCACCGTGCGCGTCGCGCGTCGCGCCCGCCGCATCGTCATGGTCAACTTCGCCGGCACCATCGTCGTCGACCTGATCGGCATGGTCCTGGCCGCGTTCGGGCTGCTCGGCCCGGTGCTCGCGGCGTTCGTGCACGTCGGCAGCGAGACCGCGTTCATCCTCAACTCCGCTCGCCTCATCCCCGCCCGTCGCACCCGCCAGGGGCGGGATCGGGTGACGTGA
- a CDS encoding RraA family protein, with amino-acid sequence MGALADADRLIRWGSATLHEACPEPSALPASLRPAWAGATIVGRAYPVVVAPGDNLALHWAIVEAEPGDVIVADAHDAVHGHWGEVMAVGALSRGIAGLVIAGGVRDTAQQAELGFPVFSTSIAVRGTAKRWSGVLGEPVAFGGVSVSRGDVIVADADGVVCVPRSSYPETVENAAARVAKEEAIMTALRAGSTTLDEYRLRGIDDRSARSRAQDR; translated from the coding sequence ATGGGCGCGCTCGCCGACGCGGACCGGCTGATCCGGTGGGGCTCGGCGACGCTCCACGAGGCCTGCCCGGAGCCCAGCGCGCTGCCCGCGTCGCTTCGCCCCGCCTGGGCGGGGGCGACGATCGTCGGCCGCGCGTATCCAGTCGTCGTCGCCCCCGGCGACAACCTCGCCCTGCACTGGGCGATCGTCGAGGCGGAGCCCGGGGACGTCATCGTCGCCGACGCGCACGACGCCGTGCACGGGCACTGGGGCGAGGTGATGGCGGTCGGCGCGCTCTCGCGCGGCATCGCCGGGCTCGTCATCGCGGGCGGCGTGCGCGACACGGCGCAGCAGGCCGAGCTCGGCTTCCCCGTGTTCAGCACCTCGATCGCCGTGCGCGGCACCGCCAAACGCTGGTCGGGGGTCCTGGGCGAGCCCGTGGCGTTCGGCGGCGTCTCGGTGTCGCGCGGAGACGTCATCGTCGCCGACGCCGACGGCGTCGTGTGCGTGCCGCGGTCCTCCTACCCCGAGACCGTCGAGAACGCCGCCGCCCGCGTCGCGAAGGAGGAGGCGATCATGACCGCGCTGCGTGCGGGGTCGACGACCCTCGACGAGTACCGGCTGCGCGGCATCGACGACCGGTCCGCGCGCTCACGCGCGCAGGATCGATGA
- a CDS encoding DODA-type extradiol aromatic ring-opening family dioxygenase yields the protein MAHIVGGFGSSHGPQLKVPPPEEWHERGKADHQNKALWYQGKTYDYEALKAAREDFSHEITDEAMQRRWDVTQKALDDLGRYAAAQEYDVLVIVSSDHKEIFGDELLPPFAVYWGDSVDHIPFDEDHLASMSPGLAKAALGDVPDRLITRPVDADLASHLIDSTLEQGFDTAASKELPPGRYKNSGIPHGWGFIYQRILGQESTIPFVPIFINTFWEPTPPSAARSYDFGVALGKAIQSYPKDVRVGLVASGGLSHFVVDEELDRAFIKALEEHDVDYLRSIPASLMTAGTSELRNWIAVAGAANAAGLKVDTVVYEPGYRTEAGSGNAFGFVTWTNA from the coding sequence ATGGCACACATCGTCGGCGGCTTCGGGAGCTCGCACGGTCCTCAGCTGAAGGTCCCGCCCCCCGAGGAGTGGCACGAGCGCGGCAAGGCGGATCACCAGAACAAGGCGCTCTGGTACCAGGGGAAGACCTACGACTACGAGGCGCTCAAGGCGGCGCGGGAGGACTTCTCGCACGAGATCACCGACGAGGCGATGCAGCGGCGGTGGGACGTCACGCAGAAGGCGCTGGACGACCTCGGCCGCTACGCCGCCGCGCAGGAGTACGACGTCCTGGTCATCGTCTCGAGCGACCACAAGGAGATCTTCGGCGACGAGCTGCTGCCGCCCTTCGCCGTCTACTGGGGCGACTCGGTCGATCACATCCCCTTCGACGAGGACCACCTCGCCTCGATGAGCCCCGGGCTCGCCAAGGCGGCGCTCGGGGACGTCCCGGACCGCCTCATCACGCGCCCGGTCGACGCGGACCTCGCCTCCCACCTCATCGACTCGACGCTCGAGCAGGGGTTCGACACCGCCGCGTCGAAGGAGCTCCCCCCCGGGCGCTACAAGAACTCGGGGATCCCCCACGGCTGGGGCTTCATCTACCAGCGCATCCTCGGCCAGGAGTCGACGATCCCCTTCGTCCCCATCTTCATCAACACCTTCTGGGAGCCGACGCCTCCTTCCGCCGCCCGCAGCTACGACTTCGGCGTGGCGCTCGGCAAGGCGATCCAGAGCTACCCGAAGGACGTCCGCGTCGGCCTCGTCGCCTCCGGCGGCCTGAGCCACTTCGTCGTCGACGAGGAGCTCGACCGGGCCTTCATCAAGGCGCTCGAGGAGCACGACGTCGACTATCTGCGCTCGATCCCCGCGAGCCTCATGACGGCGGGCACGTCGGAGCTGCGGAACTGGATCGCCGTCGCCGGCGCCGCGAACGCGGCCGGCCTGAAGGTCGACACCGTGGTCTACGAGCCCGGCTACCGCACCGAGGCGGGCAGCGGCAACGCCTTCGGCTTCGTCACCTGGACGAACGCGTGA
- a CDS encoding FAD-dependent oxidoreductase, with protein MTETFDADVVIIGGGPVGLTAAMDLDARGIRSVVIESRRYLEAPNVKCNHVASRTMERFRRLGIADRVRAAGLPADYPQDIAFRTTMTGRELGRIPIPSTVQRASRPAGPDADWATPEPPHRVNQKYLEPILMEHAAGLPRVTLLNETRYLGLEQDEHGVSVRIADRDGAERVLRGRFLIGADGGRSAVRKRIGAAFHGDPVLQRVQSTCIRAPRLYDLLPGERAWAYYTFNPRRNGHVYAIDGDEVFLVHNYLSAGEGDGSGVDRDAAIRTILGVDASFDYEVVSEEDWIARRLVADRLRDRRVFIAGDAAHLWVPYAGFGMNAGIADVLNLTWALGARIAGWAADGILDAYEAERLPITDQVSRFAMGHQRKIAQGEVPPEIEDATDAGRAARRRLGEQAYALNVEQFAAAGLNYGYSYAHSPVIVYDGEPAPAYTMGSYTESTVPGCRAPHFWLADGVSLYDELGLGYTALSLGDPSGLADLVDEAAAAGVPLKVIDVDRRLAPAAYRHGYVIVRDDQHVVWRADAAPADPRALLDRLRGRLPSPGGAAEDVAGLSAVAADPA; from the coding sequence ATGACCGAGACCTTCGACGCCGACGTCGTCATCATCGGCGGAGGTCCCGTGGGCCTGACGGCGGCCATGGACCTCGACGCGCGGGGCATCCGCTCCGTCGTGATCGAGTCGCGACGCTACCTCGAGGCGCCGAACGTGAAGTGCAACCACGTGGCGTCGCGGACGATGGAGCGGTTCCGCCGGCTCGGGATCGCGGACCGGGTGCGCGCCGCCGGCCTCCCCGCCGACTACCCGCAGGACATCGCCTTCCGCACGACCATGACGGGCCGGGAGCTCGGTCGCATCCCGATCCCGTCGACCGTGCAGCGCGCCTCCCGCCCCGCCGGGCCCGACGCCGACTGGGCCACGCCCGAGCCGCCCCACCGCGTGAACCAGAAGTACCTGGAGCCGATCCTGATGGAGCACGCCGCCGGCCTGCCGCGGGTGACGCTGCTCAACGAGACCCGGTATCTCGGTCTCGAGCAGGACGAGCACGGCGTCTCGGTGCGGATCGCGGATCGCGACGGGGCGGAGCGGGTTCTCCGCGGCCGCTTCCTCATCGGCGCCGACGGCGGGCGTTCGGCCGTGCGCAAGAGGATCGGCGCGGCGTTCCACGGCGACCCCGTCCTCCAGCGGGTCCAGTCGACGTGCATCCGCGCGCCGCGCCTGTACGACCTCCTGCCCGGCGAGCGCGCATGGGCCTATTACACGTTCAACCCGCGGCGCAACGGGCACGTGTACGCCATCGACGGCGACGAGGTCTTCCTCGTCCACAACTACCTGAGCGCCGGGGAGGGCGACGGGTCGGGCGTGGACCGCGATGCCGCGATCCGCACGATCCTCGGCGTCGACGCGTCGTTCGACTACGAGGTGGTCTCGGAGGAGGACTGGATCGCACGCCGCCTGGTCGCCGATCGGCTGAGGGACCGCCGTGTCTTCATCGCGGGCGACGCCGCGCACCTGTGGGTGCCGTACGCCGGGTTCGGCATGAACGCCGGCATCGCGGACGTGCTGAACCTCACGTGGGCGCTGGGCGCCCGCATCGCCGGCTGGGCCGCCGACGGCATCCTCGACGCGTACGAGGCGGAGCGGCTCCCCATCACCGATCAGGTCTCGCGGTTCGCGATGGGCCACCAGCGCAAGATCGCGCAGGGCGAGGTCCCGCCCGAGATCGAGGACGCCACCGACGCCGGCCGCGCCGCGCGACGCCGTCTCGGGGAGCAGGCGTACGCGCTGAACGTCGAGCAGTTCGCCGCGGCGGGGCTTAACTACGGGTACTCCTACGCGCACTCGCCCGTGATCGTGTACGACGGGGAGCCCGCTCCCGCCTACACGATGGGCTCCTACACGGAGTCGACCGTGCCCGGATGCCGTGCCCCTCACTTCTGGCTGGCGGACGGGGTGTCGCTGTACGACGAGCTCGGGCTCGGCTACACGGCGCTGAGCCTCGGCGATCCCTCCGGGCTCGCCGACCTCGTGGACGAGGCGGCCGCGGCAGGCGTGCCCCTGAAGGTGATCGACGTCGACCGCCGTCTCGCGCCCGCGGCGTACCGGCACGGGTACGTCATCGTCCGCGACGACCAGCACGTCGTCTGGCGCGCCGACGCGGCGCCGGCCGATCCCCGGGCGCTCCTCGACCGCCTGCGGGGACGACTCCCGTCTCCGGGCGGGGCCGCGGAGGACGTGGCCGGGCTCAGCGCCGTCGCCGCCGACCCGGCGTAG
- a CDS encoding flavin reductase, which yields MSIDSVPEMIDEFRQAAGRFASGVTVVTTRNGEHVYGVTATSFVSLSLNPLLVTVSINTASAILPDIDESGILAVNVLAREQEEVSRYFSTRGRGRSRERFEGIAAHVESTGAPIIDGALSWFDCRVHTTLEGGDHVILVGEVVAAGGSSGEPLLYWSGGYRELGRNDDPSGGDDGIEQFADALSVQLHMHGMTPADLLDAQYAVEPAAAALAARACTDELVAELQSLIDEAAEHHDDAERYNPVALEFHSRIGSMSGNAAIAASVRALSRPRYEVYSSQTNAERASRSTRKHQEIADAIRDHDEDRARALMLEHLGTIARGIA from the coding sequence ATGTCAATCGACTCCGTGCCCGAGATGATCGACGAATTCCGGCAGGCGGCGGGAAGGTTCGCGTCGGGGGTGACGGTCGTCACCACCCGCAACGGCGAGCACGTGTACGGCGTCACCGCGACGTCGTTCGTGTCCCTGTCGCTCAATCCGCTGCTGGTGACGGTGTCGATCAACACCGCGAGCGCCATCCTCCCGGACATCGACGAGAGCGGCATCCTCGCCGTCAACGTCCTCGCACGCGAGCAGGAGGAGGTCTCGCGCTACTTCTCCACGAGGGGACGCGGCCGCTCGCGCGAGCGGTTCGAGGGCATCGCCGCCCATGTCGAGTCGACGGGGGCGCCCATCATCGACGGCGCCCTGAGCTGGTTCGACTGCCGTGTGCACACGACCCTGGAGGGCGGCGACCACGTCATCCTGGTGGGCGAGGTGGTCGCCGCGGGCGGCAGCAGCGGCGAGCCGCTGCTGTACTGGTCGGGCGGATACCGCGAGCTGGGCCGGAACGACGACCCGTCCGGCGGCGACGACGGCATCGAGCAGTTCGCCGATGCGCTCTCGGTGCAGCTGCACATGCACGGCATGACCCCGGCGGACCTGCTGGACGCGCAGTACGCGGTGGAGCCCGCCGCCGCGGCGCTCGCCGCGCGCGCGTGCACCGACGAGCTGGTCGCCGAGCTGCAGTCGCTCATCGACGAGGCCGCCGAGCACCACGACGACGCGGAGAGGTACAACCCCGTGGCGCTCGAGTTCCACTCCCGCATCGGCTCGATGAGCGGCAATGCGGCGATCGCCGCCAGCGTGAGGGCGCTCTCCCGGCCGCGGTACGAGGTGTACTCCTCGCAGACGAACGCCGAGCGCGCCAGCCGCAGCACCCGGAAGCACCAGGAGATCGCGGACGCGATCAGGGACCACGACGAGGACCGCGCGCGGGCGCTCATGCTCGAGCACCTGGGCACGATCGCCCGGGGGATCGCCTGA
- a CDS encoding RraA family protein encodes MAGIRDRLAALDSCAVSDALDTLGLPGAVTGIHGITLPDAAILGVARTVLAGPREAGGPQAHIAAGLVDRLQPGDVVVIANDGRADVSCWGGLLGAAATSHGAAGVVVDGAFRDIQENADLGLPVFARAAVAVSARGRIVQKSMDEPVRVGGVEVAPGDWVVADRSGLAFVPAAEAERVVALAERIVAREESMLSAVHDGRPVAEAMHDSEFPTAE; translated from the coding sequence ATGGCGGGCATTCGAGACCGTCTCGCGGCGCTCGACAGCTGTGCGGTCTCGGATGCCCTCGACACGCTCGGGCTGCCGGGCGCGGTGACGGGGATCCACGGCATCACGCTCCCCGACGCCGCGATCCTCGGCGTCGCCCGGACGGTGCTCGCGGGCCCCCGGGAGGCGGGCGGCCCGCAGGCACACATCGCGGCGGGGCTCGTGGACCGTCTGCAGCCCGGCGACGTCGTCGTGATCGCCAACGACGGCCGCGCCGACGTGTCGTGCTGGGGAGGCCTGCTGGGGGCCGCGGCGACGAGCCACGGCGCCGCGGGCGTCGTCGTCGACGGGGCGTTCCGCGACATCCAGGAGAACGCCGACCTGGGGCTGCCCGTCTTCGCCCGCGCGGCCGTGGCGGTGAGCGCGCGCGGGCGCATCGTGCAGAAGTCCATGGACGAGCCCGTGCGCGTCGGCGGCGTCGAGGTCGCCCCCGGCGACTGGGTCGTCGCCGACCGCAGCGGGCTCGCCTTCGTCCCGGCCGCCGAGGCGGAGCGCGTCGTCGCCCTCGCGGAGCGCATCGTCGCGCGCGAGGAGAGCATGCTCTCGGCGGTGCACGACGGGCGGCCCGTGGCCGAGGCCATGCACGACTCCGAGTTCCCCACCGCCGAATAG
- a CDS encoding RraA family protein, whose translation MTTTKTSDDILTTSTATLADALDKVGRDGCLLGIAPLAAGQRVIGRAFTVRYVAAGSPPGTVGDYLDDVEPGQVVVLDNKGRTDATVWGDILTAIANAKGVAGTVIDGVCRDVSRALDLGYPVYSRGRYMRTGKDRVEVAAVQEPVDVAGVKIHPGDLVVGDDDGVVVIPRDAEEEVLRIAAEIDAREDRILEAVLGGATLAEARARQGYHTLQRRGDA comes from the coding sequence GTGACCACGACGAAGACGTCGGACGACATCCTGACCACCTCCACCGCCACTCTCGCGGATGCGCTCGACAAGGTCGGACGCGACGGATGCCTGCTGGGGATCGCCCCGCTGGCAGCCGGGCAGCGCGTGATCGGACGCGCCTTCACCGTCCGCTATGTGGCGGCGGGATCCCCGCCCGGCACCGTGGGCGACTACCTCGACGACGTCGAGCCCGGCCAGGTCGTCGTGCTCGACAACAAGGGCCGCACGGACGCGACCGTGTGGGGCGACATCCTCACCGCGATCGCGAACGCCAAGGGCGTCGCCGGCACCGTGATCGACGGCGTCTGCCGCGACGTGTCCCGCGCTCTCGATCTCGGCTACCCCGTCTACAGCCGGGGACGGTACATGCGCACGGGCAAGGACCGGGTCGAGGTCGCCGCGGTGCAGGAGCCGGTCGACGTCGCGGGCGTCAAGATCCATCCGGGGGACCTCGTCGTCGGCGACGACGACGGCGTCGTGGTGATCCCGCGCGACGCCGAGGAGGAGGTGCTGCGCATCGCCGCCGAGATCGACGCCCGGGAGGACAGGATCCTCGAGGCGGTCCTGGGGGGCGCGACGCTCGCCGAGGCCCGTGCCCGGCAGGGGTACCACACCCTGCAGCGCCGGGGAGACGCGTGA